Part of the candidate division TA06 bacterium genome is shown below.
CTTTGGAGCCGGAGGTAATTCTTTTAGACGAGCCCTGTTCCGGGCTGGACCCCATCTCCACCGCAAAAATTGAAGAGGCTTTGACGATCTTAAAAGAGCGTTATACGGTGATATTGGTTACCAACAACACCAAACAGGCGGCCCGGGTCTCCGACCGCACCGCTTTCTTTTTGATGGGTCAGCTGGTGGAGGAGGGATTGACCCAGCAGATGTTTACCGCTCCCAAGGACAAAAAGACCAGCGACTATATCACCGGAAGGTTCGGTTGAACGGCTATTTGGATACTAATTTATTTTACCACAAAACGCACCCTTCTATTCATCAGGGTAAACTCGGGCACAAAATAAATTTAAAAACAAAAACAAACAGTATGTGGCTTATGTGCCCCTTCGGCGCAGCTCAGGGCAAGTTTTATGTGGTTAATTCGGGAATTCATGGTTGAAAAATCATTAAATTCGTGATGGATCAAAAAATTGAAATAAAGGACCTGGACCTTTTCTACGGCAGTTTCCAGGCGCTGAAATCGGTGACCATGCCGGTATACGACCGGCAGATCACCGCCCTGATCGGCCCTTCGGGCTGCGGGAAGTCCACCCTGCTCAGATGTTTGAACAGGATGAATGACCTGATCTCCGAGGTCAGAATCAATGGCCAGGCTCTGCTGGACGGGGTCAACATCTACCAAAAGAACACCGAAGTGGAAGGACTCAGGAAGAAAGTGGGCATGGTCTTTCAGCGCCCCAACCCCTTCCCGCTGACTATCTACGAGAATGTGGTCTACGGTTTAAGAGTGGCCGGCAGCAACGACAAAAAAAACCTGGATCAGACAGTCGAAAAAAGCCTGAGGGCCGCCTGGCTGTGGGACCAGCTTAGGAACAAGCTGGCCCAGCCGGCCATCGCTCTGCCCCTGGACCAGCAACAGCGGCTTTGCCTGGCCCGCCTTTTGGCGGTGGAGCCGGAGGTGATCCTGATGGACGAGCCCTGTTCCGCGCTGGACCCCATTGCCACCGCCAAGGTGGAGGAACTGATGCTGGAACTCAAGAAGGACTATACCATCGTCATAGTCACCCACAACATGCAGCAGGCGGCCCGGGTCTCGGATTTCTCCGGGTACATGCTGCTGGGTCAGATGATAGAATTCGGAGAAACGAAGACGTTATTCACCAACCCCGCGCAGAAACTGACCGAAGATTACATCACCGGGAGGTTCGGGTAACGAAGCAATGAGCAATGAACAATGAGCAATGAACAATGAACAATGAGCAATGAGCAATGAGCAATGAGCAATGAACAATGAGCAATGAGCAATGAACAATGAGCAATGAACAATGAGCAATGAACAATGAACAATGAGCAATGAACAATGAACAATGAGCAATGAGCAATGAACAGTAAACGGTAAACGGTAAACGGCAATAGTAAACGGCAAACTTATTTTGAGGTGAAAAATGGAACAAAGACATTTTGACCGGGAGCTTTTGGAGCTTAAGGAAAAGCTGCTATTGATGGCGGCCAAGGCGGAGCAGCTGATCAGGCAATCGCTAGAGGCTCTGATCAAGAAGGATGCGGTTTTGGCCCAGTCGCTTTTTGCCCTGGACAAGGAGGTGGACAAACTGGAGATAGAGATAGAAGAGGACGCCATCGCGCTAATCGCCCGGCACCAGCCGGCGGCCGGGGACCTTCGCTTTCTGATCGGGGCCATCAAGATCAACAACGATCTGGAGCGGATCAGCGACCACGGGGTGAACATCGCCCAAAGCGCCATCCGGCTGGCCGCCCAGCCTGACCTCAAGCCTCTGATCGACATCCCGCGGATGGCCGAGCTTTCGATAGGCATGCTCAAGGACAGCTTAGACAGCTTCGTCAACAACGACGCCGAAAAGGCCAGGGCGGTGTGCAAGAGCGATGATCAGGTGGACGACCTGAAGGACCAGATCTTTAGGGAACTGCTGACCTTTATGATGGAGAAGCCGGATTCCATAAGCCGGGCCATGGATCTGATTCTGGTCAGCCGGAATCTGGAGCGGGTGGCCGATCTGTCCACCAACATCAGTGAGGAGGAGATCTACATCTCCGAAGCCAAGATCATAAAGCACCACGCCCAGGCGGCGGAATGATTTTTCGATCGGTTTCGGGGAACAAAAGAAATTTTGAATTGTAACGTGCGCGGGAGCGGGGAAAAGATACCCCGCCCGCTTGCGGCGGGGTAGTTCATTACCTTTTTCTTGACAAGCTTCTTAACCAATTGCTGGTTGATCTCGTCGGCCAATTTCGGACCGTACAAATATAATTACCCAAGGCTATGTAGGCTGTATGTCATGTCCCTACAGGTACCACCCCTAGGGAAGGGTTAGGTTATCTCCTTCTTCAAATACTGTCCGGTGTACGACATCTTGTTGGCCGCCACCTGTTCCGGGGTGCCGCAGGCCAAGATCCTTCCGCCTTCGTCGCCGCCTTCGGGGCCCAGATCTATGATCCAGTCGGCCGATTTCACCACGTCCAGGTTGTGCTCGATCACTATCACGGTGTTGCCCTTGTCGGCCAGCCGGTGCAGTACGGCCAAGAGCATCTTGACGTCCTCAAAATGCAGTCCGGTGGTCGGCTCATCCAGTATGTACAGGGTCTTGCCGGTGGCGATCTTGGACAGCTCGGCCGAGAGCTTTACCCGCTGGGCCTCGCCGCCGGAGAGGGTCGTGGCTGACTGTCCCAGCTGGATGTACCCCAGGCCCACGTCGGCCAAAGTGGTCAGTTTGCGGGCCACCTTGGGGATGTTGGAGAAGAAACTCTGGGCCTCGGCCACCGTCATCCGCAAAACCTCGGCGATGTTCTTGCCCTTGTAGGTCACTTCCAGCGTCTCCCGGTTATAGCGCTGGCCCTTGCAAACCTCGCAGGGGACGTAGACGTCCGGCAGAAAGTGCATCTCGATCTTGACGATGCCGTCGCCCTCGCAGGCCTCGCATCGTCCGCCCTTAACGTTGAAGGAGAACCGGCCGTTGGCGTAGCCCCGCAGTTTGGATTCCTGGGTCATGGCAAAAAGCTCGCGCAGATAGGTGAACAGCCCGGTGTAAGTGGCGGGGTTGGAGCGGGGGGTGCGCCCGATGGGCGACTGGTCGATGTTGATCACCTTGTCCAGAAATTCCCAGCCCTCCATCTTCCGGTGCTTGCCCGGCTGGGTGCGGGAACGGTAGAGCTTTTGGGCCAGGGCCTGGTACAGGGTGTCGTTGACAAGCGTGCTCTTGCCGGAGCCGGAGACCCCGGTGACGCCGATCAGCTTGGCTAAAGGAAACTCCACGTCAAAATCTTTGAGGTTATTTTCCCGGCAGCCTGAAAGCCTTAAACTTAGTTTATTGCCGGGGCGCCTTGTTTTGGGAACCGGGATATGACGGGTTCCAGCCAGATACTGTCCGGTCAATGAACCCTTGGTCTGCATCACTTTTTTGGGCGGCCCTAACGCCACGATCTCACCGCCTGTGGCCCCGGCCCCGGGGCCCAAGTCCACGATGAAATCGGCGGCCAGCATGGTCTCCTTGTCGTGCTCCACCACTATCACGGTATTGCCGATGTCCCTTAATTTGATCAAAGTATTCAGCAGTTTGACGTTGTCCCGCTGGTGCAGCCCGATGGAAGGCTCGTCCAGCACGTAGAGCACGCCGGTCAGGGAAGCCCCGATCTGGGTGGCCAGGTGGATGCGCTGGGCCTCGCCCCCGGATAGTGATTCCGAGATCCGATCCAATGATAGATAGTCCAGACCCACGTCGGTCAAAAAGCCCAGGCGGGAGTTGATCTCCTTTAAAACCTGCTTGGCGATGGTTTTTTCCTTCTCCGAAAGTTTCAGTTCCGAGGAAAAGAACTGGCGGGAGTTTTTGACCGAAAGTTTTGACAACTGGTAGATAGACTGTCCGGCCACTTTCACGGCCAAAGATTCCGGCTTCAAGCGCGCCCCTTGGCAGACCGGGCAGGGCAGGATGGACATGAACTTTTCCACCTCGTAGCGGACGTAGTCGGAATCGGTCTGCTGGTAGCGCCGCATCATCATCGGGATGATGCCTTCAAACTTCTTGGTGAATTGGTAAACGTTGTCGTTGGAAGCCGATTCGTAGCGGACCTTGACCTCCTTGTCCGTGCCGTAGAGCAGGATGTCCCGGTTCTTCTGGGACATTTCTCTCCAGGGCGCATCCAGTGAAAAGTTATAGACCTTGGCCACCGCCTCCAGATGGCTGCCGATCCAGTGGCCCATGGGATCGCCGTAGTGGGAGATGGCGCCCTGGTTGACGGTCAGCTCTGGGTTGTGGACCAGGGCTTCCGGGTCGATCTCCATCTTGGTTCCCAGCCCGGAGCAGGCCGGGCAGGCCCCGAAGGGGCTGTTGAAGGAGAACATCCGGGGCGAAAGCTCGCCCAGCGAGATGTGGCATTTGGTGCAGGAGAGCTTTTCGCTGTAAAGGACCTCCTGTTTGTCGTTGTAGATGGCCGCCACCAGTCCTTCCGAAAGTTTCAAGGCCGTCTCCAGCGAGTCGGCGATCCGCTTCTGCGATTTTTGGCCGATAGTCATCCGGTCCACCACCGCGTCAATGGCGTGCTTCTTGTTCTTGTCCAGCACCGGCAGGGCGTCGATGTCGTACAACTTCTTGTCCACCCGCACCCTCACAAAGCCCTCGCGCCGCAGTTTGTCGAACAGCACCCGGTACTCGCCCTTACGGCCCTGGATCAACGGAGACATAATGGCCAGTTTTGTCCCTGCGGGTTGTTCCATGATGGCGTCGGTGATCTGCTGGACGGTCTGGGAGGAGATGGGCTGTCCGCACTTGGGGCAGTGGGGGCGGCCGATCCGGGCGAACAGCAGCCTTAAGTAATCGTGAATCTCGGTAACGGTGCCCACGGTGGAGCGGGGGTTCTTGCTGGCCGCCCGCTGTTCGATGGCGATGGCCGGGGAGAGGCCGTCGATGAAGTCCAAGTCGGGTTTCTCCATCAGGCCCAGAAACTGCCGGGCGTAGGCCGACAGCGATTCCACGTAGCGGCGCTGGCCCTCGGCGTAGATGGTGTCGAAAGCCAGGGAGGATTTGCCCGAGCCGGAGAGGCCGGTGATCACCACCAACTGGTCCCGGGGGATATCCAGGTCGATGTTCTTGAGGTTGTGCTCCCGGGCCCCCCGGATGGTCAGTTTGTCCATCATGTGATAGGCGTCCCAATTGTATATTTCTGAATGACTGTTTGCTCTTTACCGAGGAACCTTATCCGCAGATTTAACAGATTAACAGATTATTACTAAACTTATTTTATAACGAGTTAAATCTATATTCCTCTAATAAGCTTGCTTCTTGGAATCTGCGAAAATCTGCGTAATCTGCGGACGATAAATGAAAAAGGCAACCTTTTATTATATTAGCATTTTGAGGAAATGTCAAGCGGGGACCTCACCCTCGATCCCTCTCCAAATTAATTTGGAGAGGGAAGCCGGAAGGCAGGGTGAGGTTAAAATAATCATTGATTTTTCCCCAATATGTAGTGTCATTACTAATGGGAGTGAATATTAGTAGACATTCCTATTTCTTCCCCATCCAATATATTTCGCGTATTTCGCAGCTTGCCCCGATGTAGCGGGGTGTTTTGGTGGGGGAAAAGTCGGACTATTGGTTCGGCTTACTTCGGCAAGCTCAGTACAAGTCACTCACCACAGAGCTTGCCCTGAATATAACCGATATTTAGGCCGGTGAAGGGTATACGCTCTGAGTAATAATTCTCAAACCTCTTTTAATAACAATTACTCACATCAAATAACCGGAGAAATTAGACATGCCCGCCAGCAATTACTACCTGGAACACTGGATGGACGAGATCCACCTGCACGGAGTGATAAAGACCGTGGTCAGCACCCGGACCAAATACCAGAAGATAGACATCGTGGATACCAGCAACTACGGGCGCTGCCTGTTCCTGGACGAGCGGATGCAGAGTTCTGAAAAAGATTCCTTCATCTATCACGAGGCTCTGGTGCACCCGCCGCTGCTGCTGCATCCCGGCCCCAAGAAAGTGATGATCGTGGGCGGGGGGGAGGGCGAGACCCTGCGCGACATCCTGAAGCACAAGTCCGTCAAGCAGGCGGTGATGGTGGACATCGACAAGGAACTGGTGGACTTCTGCCGCCAGGAGTTGCCGGAATGGGCCGGCGGAGCCTTTACTGACAAGCGTTCCAAGGTCCTGTACATGGACGCCCGGACATATCTCGAAAGGACCAGAGAAAAATTTGACGTCATCATCATCGACCTGACCGAGCCCATCGCGGGCGGCCCGTCCTTCAAACTTTATACCAAGGAGTTCTACCAGCTGATCCACCGCCGGCTGACCGAGCACGGGATCATCACCCTCCAGGCCGGAACCACCCGGGTCCACGATACGAACATGCTGACCTCCATCGCCAAGACAATCTCTTTAGCCTTTCCGGTGGTCAACATCTACCAGGTGATCATCCCCTCGTTCGGCCTGCCCTGGGGCTTCATCATGGGC
Proteins encoded:
- the phoU gene encoding phosphate signaling complex protein PhoU, producing MEQRHFDRELLELKEKLLLMAAKAEQLIRQSLEALIKKDAVLAQSLFALDKEVDKLEIEIEEDAIALIARHQPAAGDLRFLIGAIKINNDLERISDHGVNIAQSAIRLAAQPDLKPLIDIPRMAELSIGMLKDSLDSFVNNDAEKARAVCKSDDQVDDLKDQIFRELLTFMMEKPDSISRAMDLILVSRNLERVADLSTNISEEEIYISEAKIIKHHAQAAE
- the speE gene encoding polyamine aminopropyltransferase; translation: MPASNYYLEHWMDEIHLHGVIKTVVSTRTKYQKIDIVDTSNYGRCLFLDERMQSSEKDSFIYHEALVHPPLLLHPGPKKVMIVGGGEGETLRDILKHKSVKQAVMVDIDKELVDFCRQELPEWAGGAFTDKRSKVLYMDARTYLERTREKFDVIIIDLTEPIAGGPSFKLYTKEFYQLIHRRLTEHGIITLQAGTTRVHDTNMLTSIAKTISLAFPVVNIYQVIIPSFGLPWGFIMGSKTYDPLVYSPAQIDHLIQKRGLKKLEYYDGVTHLGMFCLPKFLRQDFEKQQRVITDKKLMTAKFV
- the pstB gene encoding phosphate ABC transporter ATP-binding protein, with translation MDQKIEIKDLDLFYGSFQALKSVTMPVYDRQITALIGPSGCGKSTLLRCLNRMNDLISEVRINGQALLDGVNIYQKNTEVEGLRKKVGMVFQRPNPFPLTIYENVVYGLRVAGSNDKKNLDQTVEKSLRAAWLWDQLRNKLAQPAIALPLDQQQRLCLARLLAVEPEVILMDEPCSALDPIATAKVEELMLELKKDYTIVIVTHNMQQAARVSDFSGYMLLGQMIEFGETKTLFTNPAQKLTEDYITGRFG
- the uvrA gene encoding excinuclease ABC subunit UvrA — its product is MMDKLTIRGAREHNLKNIDLDIPRDQLVVITGLSGSGKSSLAFDTIYAEGQRRYVESLSAYARQFLGLMEKPDLDFIDGLSPAIAIEQRAASKNPRSTVGTVTEIHDYLRLLFARIGRPHCPKCGQPISSQTVQQITDAIMEQPAGTKLAIMSPLIQGRKGEYRVLFDKLRREGFVRVRVDKKLYDIDALPVLDKNKKHAIDAVVDRMTIGQKSQKRIADSLETALKLSEGLVAAIYNDKQEVLYSEKLSCTKCHISLGELSPRMFSFNSPFGACPACSGLGTKMEIDPEALVHNPELTVNQGAISHYGDPMGHWIGSHLEAVAKVYNFSLDAPWREMSQKNRDILLYGTDKEVKVRYESASNDNVYQFTKKFEGIIPMMMRRYQQTDSDYVRYEVEKFMSILPCPVCQGARLKPESLAVKVAGQSIYQLSKLSVKNSRQFFSSELKLSEKEKTIAKQVLKEINSRLGFLTDVGLDYLSLDRISESLSGGEAQRIHLATQIGASLTGVLYVLDEPSIGLHQRDNVKLLNTLIKLRDIGNTVIVVEHDKETMLAADFIVDLGPGAGATGGEIVALGPPKKVMQTKGSLTGQYLAGTRHIPVPKTRRPGNKLSLRLSGCRENNLKDFDVEFPLAKLIGVTGVSGSGKSTLVNDTLYQALAQKLYRSRTQPGKHRKMEGWEFLDKVINIDQSPIGRTPRSNPATYTGLFTYLRELFAMTQESKLRGYANGRFSFNVKGGRCEACEGDGIVKIEMHFLPDVYVPCEVCKGQRYNRETLEVTYKGKNIAEVLRMTVAEAQSFFSNIPKVARKLTTLADVGLGYIQLGQSATTLSGGEAQRVKLSAELSKIATGKTLYILDEPTTGLHFEDVKMLLAVLHRLADKGNTVIVIEHNLDVVKSADWIIDLGPEGGDEGGRILACGTPEQVAANKMSYTGQYLKKEIT